The following coding sequences are from one Lolium rigidum isolate FL_2022 chromosome 6, APGP_CSIRO_Lrig_0.1, whole genome shotgun sequence window:
- the LOC124668127 gene encoding probable glutathione S-transferase GSTU6, with translation MAGGDDLKLLGTWASPFAIRVKFALALKGLTYEYAEEDLASKSDLLLSSNPVHKKIPVLIHNGLPVCESNVIVEYVDEVFAGPSVLSADPYERAIARFWAAYVDDKLLASWATMLFRGKTEEEKSEGKKALFAALENLEGALAKCSDGKVFFGGASVGLVDLALGSQLSWLKATEVITGEGFFGGDKTPLLAAWMERFSELNVAKAALPDVDKVVEFAKMRQDRMAAAAASNN, from the exons ATGGCCGGCGGAGACGACCTGAAGCTGCTCGGCACATGGGCAAGCCCGTTCGCCATCAGGGTGAAATTCGCGCTCGCCCTCAAGGGCCTGACCTACGAGTACGCCGAGGAGGACCTCGCCAGCAAGAGCGACCTCCTGCTTAGCTCCAACCCGGTGCACAAGAAGATACCCGTGCTCATCCACAACGGCTTGCCGGTCTGTGAGTCCAACGTCATCGTGGAGTACGTCGACGAGGTGTTCGCCGGCCCGTCCGTCCTCTCCGCCGACCCGTACGAACGAGCCATCGCTCGCTTCTGGGCTGCCTATGTCGACGACAAG CTCTTGGCATCGTGGGCCACGATGTTGTTCAGGGGGAAGACGGAGGAGGAGAAATCCGAGGGGAAGAAGGCGTTGTTCGCGGCATTGGAGAACCTGGAGGGGGCCCTGGCGAAATGCTCCGACGGGAAGGTGTTCTTCGGCGGGGCAAGCGTCGGGCTCGTGGACCTGGCGCTGGGGAGCCAGCTCTCGTGGCTGAAGGCAACGGAGGTGATCACCGGAGAGGGATTCTTTGGCGGCGACAAGACCCCACTCCTTGCCGCGTGGATGGAGCGCTTCAGCGAGCTCAACGTTGCCAAGGCGGCATTGCCAGACGTCGACAAGGTGGTTGAGTTCGCCAAGATGAGGCAGGACCGGATGGCTGCAGCAGCGGCGTCAAATAACTAA
- the LOC124667439 gene encoding probable glutathione S-transferase GSTU6, with protein sequence MAGGDDLKLLGTWASPFAIRVKLALAVKGLSYEYAEEDLASKSELLLTSNPVHKKIPVLIHNGMPVCESNVIVEYIDEAFAGPSILSDDPYERATARFWAAYVDDKLLASWATILFRGKTEEEKSEGKKALLAALDTLEGALAKCSDGKGFFGGDSVGLVDMVLGSQLSWLKATEVITGEEFFDGEKTPLLSAWMARFSELDAAKAALPDVDSVVEFAKMRQARMAAAAATTPNS encoded by the exons ATGGCTGGCGGAGACGACCTGAAGCTGCTCGGCACATGGGCAAGCCCGTTCGCCATCAGGGTGAAGCTCGCGCTCGCCGTCAAGGGCCTGAGCTACGAGTACGCCGAGGAGGACCTCGCCAGCAAGAGCGAGCTCCTGCTGACCTCCAACCCCGTGCACAAGAAGATACCCGTGCTCATCCACAACGGCATGCCGGTCTGCGAGTCCAACGTCATCGTGGAGTACATCGACGAGGCGTTCGCCGGCCCATCCATCCTCTCCGACGACCCGTACGAACGAGCCACTGCACGCTTCTGGGCCGCGTACGTCGACGACAAG CTCTTGGCGTCGTGGGCCACGATCTTGTTCAGGGGGAAGACGGAGGAGGAGAAATCCGAGGGGAAGAAGGCGCTGCTGGCGGCATTGGACACACTGGAGGGGGCCCTGGCGAAGTGCTCCGATGGGAAGGGGTTCTTCGGCGGGGATAGCGTCGGGCTCGTGGACATGGTGCTGGGGAGCCAGCTCTCGTGGCTGAAGGCGACGGAGGTGATCACCGGAGAGGAATTCTTTGACGGCGAAAAGACCCCACTCCTTTCCGCGTGGATGGCGCGCTTCAGCGAGCTCGACGCTGCGAAGGCGGCCTTGCCGGATGTGGACAGCGTGGTTGAGTTTGCCAAGATGAGGCAGGCGCGGATGGCTGCCGCTGCAGCTACGACGCCAAATAGCTAA